One Thermodesulfobacteriota bacterium DNA segment encodes these proteins:
- a CDS encoding tetratricopeptide repeat protein, with protein sequence MSRKLAGLIRLGKDAFMKMDYARAERHFREALEGGAEYPDIHYTLGLIDHQKGNYRQAADRFEKAISLHPEYTEALLSLSITLNDMGLYEDARRAYDRASIVLSRHGVPPERNMVRGRVANLHKELGELYLALGQFDEAIFEFRKALAAAPRYPDLRVRLVTALREAGRAEQAMAEVDAFLSEAPGNPAALVQKGILLYTAGNRAKARAAWEEALYRDPLNKVVQLYLNTLNREQSEG encoded by the coding sequence GTGAGCCGCAAGCTGGCAGGGCTGATCCGGCTGGGGAAGGACGCCTTCATGAAGATGGATTACGCGAGGGCGGAGAGGCACTTTCGGGAGGCTCTCGAGGGAGGCGCGGAATATCCCGACATCCACTACACGCTCGGCCTGATCGATCACCAGAAGGGCAACTACCGCCAGGCCGCGGACCGGTTCGAGAAGGCGATCTCCCTCCATCCCGAGTACACGGAGGCGCTGCTCTCGCTGTCGATCACCCTGAACGACATGGGCCTTTACGAGGACGCGCGGAGAGCGTACGACCGGGCGTCGATCGTCCTTTCGCGGCACGGCGTCCCGCCGGAGAGGAACATGGTCCGCGGGCGCGTCGCGAACCTGCACAAGGAGCTCGGGGAGCTGTACCTCGCCCTGGGGCAGTTCGACGAGGCCATCTTCGAGTTCCGGAAGGCGCTCGCGGCGGCGCCGCGGTATCCCGATCTGCGGGTGCGGCTCGTGACGGCGCTCCGGGAGGCGGGCCGGGCGGAACAGGCGATGGCCGAGGTGGACGCCTTCCTGTCAGAGGCGCCGGGCAACCCCGCGGCGCTGGTGCAGAAGGGGATCCTCCTGTACACGGCAGGCAACCGCGCGAAAGCGCGGGCCGCCTGGGAAGAGGCGCTTTACCGGGACCCGCTCAACAAGGTCGTGCAGCTCTACCTGAATACGCTCAACCGCGAGCAGTCCGAGGGATAG
- the bamD gene encoding outer membrane protein assembly factor BamD translates to MPRSLRASIPRTVLLLFLFLFSAGCSEKLSRQAGLTDAGLYARGQQRADRGKHEEAAEAFQLLIERFPTSPLAPRAQFGLASSRMANKEKIEAEVAFDDYLRLYPGDSRVPDALFLKGDLLFGQILAPGRSQDRTREAIESYRKFLEKEPGTERSATAAARIRELRGRLALHEKLVVVHYLKRKLYLSAELRAQRAVAEYPDTAAAPGLYSLLAEAMEKQGKKEEASRVLRTLEEKYPQHGGGKR, encoded by the coding sequence ATGCCGAGATCGCTTCGCGCTTCGATTCCCCGGACGGTCCTGCTCCTCTTCCTGTTCCTGTTCTCCGCCGGATGCTCCGAGAAGCTGTCCCGCCAGGCCGGCCTCACGGACGCCGGCCTGTATGCCCGGGGACAGCAGAGGGCGGACCGGGGGAAGCACGAGGAAGCCGCCGAAGCGTTCCAGCTTCTCATCGAGAGATTTCCCACCTCCCCCCTGGCGCCGCGGGCGCAGTTCGGCCTGGCGTCGAGCCGCATGGCGAACAAGGAGAAGATCGAGGCGGAGGTGGCGTTCGACGATTACCTGCGCCTGTACCCCGGCGACTCCCGGGTCCCCGACGCGCTCTTCCTGAAGGGGGACCTGCTGTTCGGCCAGATCCTGGCGCCGGGCCGTTCCCAGGACCGGACGCGAGAGGCCATCGAAAGCTACCGGAAGTTCCTCGAGAAGGAACCGGGCACGGAGCGGTCCGCGACGGCCGCCGCCCGGATCCGGGAGCTTCGCGGCCGGCTGGCCCTCCACGAGAAGCTGGTGGTCGTGCACTACCTCAAGCGGAAGCTGTACCTCAGCGCCGAGCTGCGGGCGCAACGGGCGGTCGCCGAATATCCCGACACGGCCGCCGCGCCCGGGCTGTATTCCCTGCTCGCCGAAGCGATGGAAAAGCAGGGGAAGAAGGAGGAGGCGTCCCGGGTCCTCAGGACCCTCGAGGAAAAATACCCGCAGCACGGGGGCGGAAAACGGTGA